A stretch of DNA from Grus americana isolate bGruAme1 chromosome 27 unlocalized genomic scaffold, bGruAme1.mat SUPER_27_unloc_8, whole genome shotgun sequence:
ggcattcgcagacacacgggagctgcagctcttgcacttctggctcttcctgggcatctacctggctgctctcctggccaatggcctcatcatcactgccatagcctgcgaccaccacctccacacccccatgtacttcttcctcctcaacctctccctcctcgacctgggctccatctccaccacggtccctaaagccatggccaattccatctgggacaccagggccatctcctacacaggatgtgctgctcaggtctttttttatttctttctaatgtcAGCAGAGTATTCTCTCCTCACAGTGATGtcctacgaccgctacgttgccatctgccaacccctgcactacgggaccctgctgggcagcagagcttgtgtccacatggcagcagctgcctggggcactgggtttctctatgctgtgctgcacacggccaatacattttctataccactctgcaagggcaatgccctggaccaattcttctgtgaagttccccagatcctcaaacTTTCCTGCTCACACTCAGACTatctcagggaagctgggcttaTTGTGGTTAGTTCCTCTTtattctttgtttgttttctttttattcttctgtcctatgtgcagatcttcagggctgtgctgaggatcccctctgagcagggacggcacaaagcaTTTTCCACGTGTCTCCCTCACCTTGCTGttgtctccctgtttatcagcactggtaTTTTTGCCTGCCtgaaacccccctccatctcctccccatccctggacctggtggtcGCCATTCTGTATTCCGTGGTACCTCCAACTGTGAACCCtatcatctacagcatgaggaacaaggagctcaAGGATTCGCTATGGAAACATGTTTAATGGTTTTTGTTTCACCAACAATAacctgtctctctttctctgcacaCGTCCCAGAGTTCATCTTAGACCAGGAGTCAGCACTTTTCCCTTGTGAAAAATCCTGcttatatttacttttctggtttatattaCTTGTCTGGAGGTTTGATTGTGTTGTGTCTGACCCTTGTGCAGCACTGTGTCAGATGTGAGATGCTCAATAGCAGCTCTTCAAGATCAAGAGGATCTCTTGGTGCAGTACCTGAAGCCTGGGCTCTTCCCCTAGAGTACTGCCAGTGAAATATCCAAAGAATTGATCTTTTAAAGAGTCTGTTCTCCTTGTGTTCTCCCTGTGTTTGGGGTTAAGCTCACAGTACCATGGGGTTCCATTGGCCCAAAAGTTCTGGTTTTAAAGGTGTCCATTTGCTGTTGAGATGGTCCATCAGCTCTCCATTACATCCTCAGGCTTCTTCACATATGACAGGCCCGATGGCATATAGCAGTGTATCTGGATACGAGTTTGGAGgagtcaggagaggatggggactcACCTTGTGCCCTGGGGTGGGAATGAATGGAGACACACAAAGTGGAACACCCTTAAAGGA
This window harbors:
- the LOC129200107 gene encoding olfactory receptor 14J1-like; the encoded protein is MSNSSSITEFLLLAFADTRELQLLHFWLFLGIYLAALLANGLIITAIACDHHLHTPMYFFLLNLSLLDLGSISTTVPKAMANSIWDTRAISYTGCAAQVFFYFFLMSAEYSLLTVMSYDRYVAICQPLHYGTLLGSRACVHMAAAAWGTGFLYAVLHTANTFSIPLCKGNALDQFFCEVPQILKLSCSHSDYLREAGLIVVSSSLFFVCFLFILLSYVQIFRAVLRIPSEQGRHKAFSTCLPHLAVVSLFISTGIFACLKPPSISSPSLDLVVAILYSVVPPTVNPIIYSMRNKELKDSLWKHV